One segment of Longimicrobium sp. DNA contains the following:
- a CDS encoding IS4 family transposase: protein MRADILAEEWAVITRFLPDNWRELARSTGALRRARQVADADVLLRLVFLYAASGLSLQHASARAATAGLARISSVALMKRMRSAGPWLRALAEAVFAEGARRPSLDAVPAGRRLRIVDATHVRVSGSGVADWRLHYVLGLPTLTCDFAEVTDSTGGETYMRVPVELGDIILGDRGYCHREGVAYVLERGGDVVVRLNSNSFPLLSSKGERLDLLAAMRSLVEHVPGSWPVRFEAGGKEYDARLCAVRKSASAAQQAKERLLKTARKKGRTVREETLELSEYIFVLATPGLDDLSATEILELYRARWQVELGFKRLKSLFDAGSAPNQDAEAVRSWIYAKLLAVLLIERLGEESRLFSPWGFPLGGARESLARVPRSVRRVPSRGRAPLPAQRAAGAGTRSTA from the coding sequence ATGAGAGCCGACATCCTTGCGGAAGAGTGGGCGGTGATCACCCGCTTCCTTCCCGACAACTGGCGAGAACTCGCCCGCTCAACGGGCGCTCTCCGACGAGCCCGTCAGGTCGCCGATGCGGACGTGCTTCTCCGCTTGGTCTTCCTCTACGCGGCTTCGGGCCTGTCTCTGCAGCACGCATCCGCGAGGGCGGCGACCGCGGGCTTGGCCAGGATCTCCAGTGTGGCGCTGATGAAGCGCATGCGGAGCGCAGGTCCGTGGCTGCGGGCGCTTGCCGAGGCGGTGTTTGCCGAGGGAGCGCGGCGGCCGTCCCTTGATGCGGTTCCCGCCGGGCGGCGGCTGCGGATTGTTGACGCGACGCACGTGCGGGTGTCGGGGAGCGGCGTTGCGGACTGGCGGCTCCACTACGTGCTGGGCCTGCCGACCCTTACGTGCGACTTCGCCGAAGTCACGGATTCCACGGGCGGGGAGACGTACATGCGGGTTCCGGTCGAGCTCGGAGACATCATCCTGGGAGACCGCGGATACTGTCACCGCGAGGGCGTGGCGTACGTGCTGGAGCGCGGCGGAGACGTGGTCGTGCGGCTCAACTCCAACAGCTTTCCTCTGCTAAGCTCCAAAGGTGAGCGGCTGGACCTCCTCGCCGCGATGCGCTCGCTCGTGGAGCACGTGCCGGGCTCGTGGCCAGTACGCTTCGAGGCCGGTGGCAAAGAGTACGACGCGCGCCTCTGCGCCGTCCGAAAGAGCGCCAGCGCGGCCCAGCAGGCGAAGGAGCGTCTGCTTAAGACGGCGCGCAAGAAGGGGAGGACGGTCCGCGAGGAGACACTCGAGCTGTCGGAGTACATCTTCGTACTGGCGACTCCCGGGCTGGATGATCTCTCCGCGACCGAGATCTTGGAGCTCTACCGTGCGCGCTGGCAGGTGGAGCTCGGCTTCAAGCGCCTGAAGTCGCTCTTCGACGCAGGCAGCGCTCCGAACCAGGATGCGGAAGCGGTGCGAAGTTGGATCTATGCAAAGCTGCTGGCGGTGCTACTGATCGAGAGACTCGGCGAGGAATCTCGTCTTTTTTCCCCCTGGGGGTTCCCTCTCGGAGGGGCCAGGGAGTCGCTGGCGAGAGTTCCGCGAAGCGTGCGACGCGTTCCTAGCCGTGGTCGCGCTCCCCTGCCTGCCCAGCGTGCTGCTGGAGCGGGGACGCGAAGTACGGCGTAG
- a CDS encoding ATP-binding protein, with protein MTAPTDASPPAGSGRAMLHDPEERRLFPRFTPEQLEMLSDYGERVTFPPGARLFEQGDAHQYLFVVLAGEVRITKTAGGEELLLALHQVGEFSGELSILSGGPAIATGTAVGDVEALRIPVPRLRELIVSCAPVAETVLPALAGRVQEVDSELRQQEKLAALGRMAAGLAHELNNPAAAVRRAAAQLDETVDDAQCAALRLHEHPLAPEQQALLDRLHTESRAYCATAAPMRPLERSGLEDEVADWLEDHGVAEAWKLAPTLVEGGVSPARLEEVAEGMGAERLGDTVQWLASTLAAAALLREVVQSADRISFLVHSIKEYSHLDQAPELQEVDLHAGLESTLTLLHHKLKRGIEVVREYDRTLPRVCVYPGELNQVWTNLIDNAVDAMKGAGRLVVRTARDGDHATVEIADDGPGIPQELRTRIWEPFFTTKGVGEGSGLGLDIVRRIVHRRHGGTIRVDSRPGETRFRISLPIAGPPKAGAVVGLVPPGG; from the coding sequence GTGACCGCCCCCACCGATGCATCGCCCCCCGCGGGGAGCGGCCGGGCGATGCTGCACGACCCGGAGGAGCGGCGCCTCTTTCCGCGCTTCACCCCCGAGCAGCTGGAGATGCTGTCCGATTACGGCGAGCGCGTCACCTTTCCGCCCGGCGCGCGGCTGTTCGAGCAGGGCGACGCGCATCAGTACCTTTTCGTGGTGCTGGCCGGCGAGGTGCGCATCACCAAGACGGCGGGGGGCGAGGAGCTGCTCCTGGCCCTCCACCAGGTGGGCGAGTTCAGCGGCGAGCTCTCCATCCTCTCCGGCGGCCCCGCCATCGCCACGGGCACGGCGGTGGGGGATGTGGAGGCGCTGCGCATACCCGTCCCCCGCCTGCGCGAGCTGATCGTGAGCTGCGCGCCGGTGGCCGAGACGGTGCTCCCCGCGCTCGCCGGGCGCGTGCAGGAGGTGGACTCGGAGCTCCGCCAGCAGGAGAAGCTGGCCGCGCTGGGGAGGATGGCGGCCGGCCTGGCGCACGAGCTCAACAACCCCGCCGCCGCCGTGCGCCGCGCCGCCGCCCAGCTGGACGAGACGGTGGACGATGCACAGTGCGCCGCCCTGCGCCTCCACGAGCACCCGCTCGCGCCGGAGCAGCAGGCGCTCCTGGACCGCCTCCACACCGAGTCCCGCGCCTACTGCGCCACCGCCGCCCCCATGCGGCCGTTGGAGCGGAGCGGGCTGGAGGACGAGGTTGCGGACTGGCTGGAGGACCACGGCGTGGCCGAGGCATGGAAGCTGGCGCCGACGCTGGTGGAGGGCGGAGTGTCGCCTGCCCGGCTGGAGGAGGTGGCTGAGGGGATGGGAGCCGAGCGGCTGGGCGACACGGTGCAGTGGCTGGCCTCCACGCTCGCCGCCGCCGCCCTCCTGCGCGAGGTGGTGCAGAGCGCCGACCGCATCTCCTTCCTGGTGCACTCCATCAAGGAGTACTCGCACCTGGACCAGGCGCCCGAGCTGCAGGAGGTGGATCTGCACGCCGGCCTGGAGAGCACGCTCACCCTCCTCCACCACAAGCTGAAGCGGGGCATCGAGGTGGTGCGCGAGTACGACAGGACCCTCCCGCGCGTCTGCGTCTACCCGGGTGAGCTGAACCAGGTGTGGACCAACCTGATCGACAACGCGGTGGATGCCATGAAGGGCGCGGGCCGCCTCGTCGTGCGGACCGCGCGGGACGGCGACCACGCCACGGTGGAGATCGCCGACGACGGACCCGGCATCCCGCAGGAGCTGAGGACCCGCATCTGGGAGCCGTTCTTCACCACCAAGGGCGTGGGTGAGGGAAGCGGGCTGGGGCTGGACATCGTGCGCCGCATCGTGCACCGCCGCCACGGCGGCACCATCCGCGTGGATTCGCGCCCCGGCGAGACGCGGTTTCGCATTTCGCTGCCGATCGCGGGGCCGCCGAAGGCGGGGGCGGTGGTCGGGTTGGTGCCACCCGGCGGTTGA
- a CDS encoding ATP-binding protein: MIRPDDLRTVPLLADLAEEELDYLASIAEEREYAPGQAIAPQGAPAESMFIILDGEIQYGQEGMADARLVTRQAGDVTGLLPFSRMTHYVGTVRALAHTRAARIAREHFPEMLRRVPVLEARLIGALTDRVRETTRAEQQREKLMALGRLSAGLAHEMNNPAAALRRATSHMRERLRVLPERTVNLAGCNLGVVQFSSLAALLTRTMTSGPAERLAPLQASEREEEVGAWLEDRGVPEAWTLAVTFVASGMGTAELEELAASLPEKAVRDAVAWLGGGLEAELLLREMEDAAIRISGLVASVKSYSHMDESQARTETDLHEGLESTLTMLAYKTGERRARVERDYDASLPRVWANAGELNQVWTNLLDNALDAVAPGGRITIRTVHRGGDAIVEIRDDGPGIPPEIQERIWEPFFTTKDVGEGSGLGLDIVRRIVVRQHRGDVGVESRPGDTCFRVRLPLRGPGEE, encoded by the coding sequence GTGATCCGCCCCGACGACCTGCGCACCGTCCCCCTGCTGGCCGACCTGGCCGAGGAGGAGCTCGACTACCTCGCCTCCATCGCGGAGGAGCGGGAGTACGCGCCGGGGCAGGCCATCGCGCCGCAGGGGGCCCCGGCGGAGTCGATGTTCATCATCCTCGACGGAGAGATCCAGTACGGGCAGGAGGGGATGGCGGACGCGCGCCTGGTCACGAGGCAGGCGGGCGACGTCACCGGGCTCCTCCCCTTCAGCCGGATGACGCACTACGTGGGCACCGTGCGGGCGCTGGCGCACACGCGCGCCGCCCGCATCGCTCGCGAGCACTTCCCGGAAATGCTGCGCCGCGTGCCCGTGCTGGAGGCGCGGCTGATCGGCGCCCTCACCGACCGGGTGCGCGAGACGACGCGGGCCGAGCAGCAACGCGAGAAGCTGATGGCGCTGGGGAGGCTCTCCGCGGGGCTGGCGCACGAGATGAACAACCCCGCCGCGGCGCTGCGCAGGGCCACCTCGCACATGCGCGAGCGGCTGCGCGTGCTGCCCGAGCGCACGGTGAACCTGGCGGGGTGCAACCTGGGCGTCGTGCAGTTCTCCTCGCTGGCCGCGCTCCTCACGCGCACCATGACCTCCGGCCCCGCCGAGCGGCTGGCTCCGCTGCAGGCCAGCGAGCGCGAGGAGGAGGTCGGCGCCTGGCTCGAGGACCGCGGCGTCCCCGAGGCGTGGACGCTCGCGGTGACCTTTGTGGCCAGCGGGATGGGGACGGCGGAGCTGGAGGAGCTGGCCGCATCCCTTCCCGAAAAGGCGGTGCGCGACGCCGTGGCGTGGCTGGGCGGCGGGCTGGAGGCGGAGCTGCTGCTGCGCGAGATGGAGGACGCCGCCATCCGCATCTCCGGACTGGTGGCGTCGGTCAAGAGCTACTCGCACATGGACGAGTCGCAGGCCCGCACCGAGACCGACCTGCACGAGGGGCTGGAGAGCACGCTCACCATGCTGGCGTACAAGACGGGCGAGCGGCGCGCGCGGGTGGAGCGCGACTACGACGCGTCGCTCCCGCGCGTGTGGGCGAACGCGGGCGAGCTGAACCAGGTGTGGACCAACCTGCTGGACAACGCGCTGGACGCCGTGGCCCCTGGCGGACGCATCACCATCCGCACGGTGCACCGCGGCGGCGACGCCATCGTGGAGATCCGCGACGACGGCCCCGGCATCCCGCCCGAGATCCAGGAGCGCATCTGGGAGCCGTTCTTCACCACCAAGGACGTGGGCGAAGGCTCCGGCCTGGGGCTGGACATCGTGCGCCGCATCGTCGTGCGGCAGCACCGCGGCGACGTGGGGGTGGAGAGCCGTCCCGGCGACACCTGCTTCCGCGTGCGCCTCCCCCTGCGCGGCCCGGGGGAGGAGTGA
- a CDS encoding FAD-dependent oxidoreductase, with amino-acid sequence MAKPVMLAVDDDPEVLQAVSRDLRRRYGERYRIVRAEAGAVALDAVRELKRKNEPLALFLVDQRMPRMTGVEFLEEAAKLFPDAKRALLTAYADTEAAIRAINRAHIDYYLLKPWDPPEESLYPMLDDLMEDWQAGYRPGFEGIRVLGHRWNPEAHALRDFLARHQIPYRWTDLEAQPDPAAALLEAGLAPDTALPAVVLEDGRVLEHTDLATVAEAVGLRTRAEKKFYELAIVGAGPAGLAAAVYGASEGLKTVMLEREAPGGQAGQSSRIENYLGFPAGLSGADLTRRAVMQARKFGAEILAPQSVAGVRVDGPYRQVILADGSEIACHALLIASGVSYRKLDVPGCDELSGRGVYYGAAATEAAAYRGEDVYVVGGGNSAGQAAMYFSNYARQVCIVVRGAGLAATMSQYLVDQIGETPNIRILPHTTVEEIVGHDHLERLTLRNAETGECEQVEAAGLFIFIGAAPHTEWLEGVVARDRNGFILTGPDLPADGRGRPRGWQLERDPFLMEASVPGIFVAGDVRANSVKRVASGVGEGAIAVQFIHRYLAEL; translated from the coding sequence ATGGCAAAGCCGGTGATGCTGGCGGTGGACGACGACCCGGAGGTGCTCCAGGCCGTCTCCCGCGACCTGCGCAGGCGCTACGGCGAGCGCTACCGCATCGTGAGGGCCGAGGCCGGCGCCGTCGCGCTGGACGCGGTGCGCGAGCTGAAGCGCAAGAACGAGCCGCTGGCGCTCTTCCTGGTGGACCAGCGCATGCCGCGCATGACCGGCGTCGAGTTCCTGGAGGAGGCGGCCAAGCTCTTCCCGGACGCCAAGCGCGCCCTGCTCACGGCGTACGCGGACACGGAGGCGGCGATCCGCGCCATCAACCGCGCCCACATCGACTACTACCTGCTGAAGCCGTGGGACCCGCCCGAGGAGTCGCTGTACCCCATGCTCGACGACCTCATGGAGGACTGGCAGGCGGGGTACCGGCCGGGCTTCGAGGGGATCCGCGTGCTGGGGCACCGCTGGAACCCGGAGGCGCACGCGCTGCGCGACTTCCTGGCCCGCCACCAGATCCCCTACCGCTGGACGGACCTGGAGGCGCAGCCTGACCCCGCCGCCGCGCTTCTGGAGGCGGGGCTCGCTCCCGACACCGCGCTCCCCGCCGTGGTGCTGGAGGATGGGCGCGTGCTGGAGCACACCGACCTCGCCACGGTGGCCGAGGCGGTGGGGCTGCGCACGCGCGCGGAGAAGAAGTTCTACGAGCTGGCCATCGTCGGCGCCGGGCCGGCGGGGCTGGCGGCGGCGGTGTACGGCGCCAGCGAGGGGCTCAAGACGGTGATGCTGGAGCGCGAGGCGCCCGGCGGCCAGGCGGGGCAGAGCTCGCGCATCGAGAACTACCTCGGCTTCCCCGCCGGGCTCAGCGGCGCGGACCTCACGCGGCGGGCGGTGATGCAGGCCCGCAAGTTCGGCGCGGAGATCCTGGCGCCGCAGAGCGTGGCCGGCGTGCGCGTGGACGGGCCCTACCGCCAGGTGATCCTTGCGGACGGCAGCGAGATCGCCTGCCACGCGCTCCTCATCGCCAGCGGCGTGTCGTACCGCAAGCTGGACGTGCCGGGGTGCGACGAGCTCTCCGGGCGCGGCGTCTACTACGGCGCGGCGGCCACCGAGGCGGCGGCGTACCGCGGCGAGGACGTCTACGTGGTGGGCGGCGGCAATTCGGCCGGGCAGGCGGCGATGTACTTCTCCAACTACGCGCGCCAGGTCTGCATCGTGGTGCGCGGCGCGGGGCTGGCCGCCACCATGAGCCAGTACCTGGTCGACCAGATCGGCGAGACGCCCAACATCCGCATCCTCCCCCACACCACCGTGGAGGAGATCGTGGGGCACGACCACCTGGAGCGGCTCACGCTGCGCAACGCGGAGACGGGCGAGTGCGAGCAGGTGGAGGCCGCGGGGCTCTTCATCTTCATCGGCGCCGCGCCGCATACCGAGTGGCTGGAGGGCGTGGTGGCGCGCGACCGCAACGGCTTCATCCTCACCGGCCCGGACCTGCCCGCGGACGGGCGCGGCAGGCCCCGCGGGTGGCAGCTGGAGCGCGACCCTTTCCTGATGGAGGCGAGCGTGCCGGGGATCTTCGTGGCGGGCGACGTGCGCGCCAACTCGGTCAAGCGCGTCGCATCGGGCGTGGGCGAGGGCGCGATCGCCGTGCAGTTCATCCACCGCTACCTGGCCGAGCTGTGA
- a CDS encoding 1-acyl-sn-glycerol-3-phosphate acyltransferase gives MDRPITLPLWAAILLFLLAAWAALDRLMVPSVRWLVRQRTNRVIEELNTRLPFEIPPFKLTKRQVLIDRLVYDARVVEAAEAHAREHRMPREVVMAKVERYAREIVPSFNAYLYFRVGYWMARRVARFLYRVRLGWSDEVGLAGIPRGSTVVFVMNHRSNMDYVLVGYLASDRAALSYAVGEWARIWPLHMLIRSMGAYFVRRGSGNALYRRVLERYVFMATQAGVTQAVYPEGGLSRDGALRPPKLGLLDYILRAFDPHGERDLVFVPVGLNYDRVLEDRTLLADVLPGRPKPGRWEAARNSLAFVRRNLWLMARNRWHRFGYACACFGTPVSMRAHCEARGIDPRALHGDERHAVVEELGAELMRAVGAAIPVLPVSLAATVFLRGAGPLSELELKAGVHALAQSAEAAGARVYVPRRDLDYAVTVGLRMLTLRHLVTEDADGLFRPAPGEEAVLRYYANSIAHLLPAEEPAAIAVAT, from the coding sequence GTGGACCGCCCCATCACCCTCCCCCTCTGGGCCGCCATCCTCCTCTTCCTGCTCGCCGCGTGGGCGGCGCTGGACAGGCTGATGGTGCCCAGCGTCCGCTGGCTGGTGCGGCAGCGGACAAACCGGGTGATTGAGGAGCTGAACACGAGGCTACCCTTCGAGATCCCGCCCTTCAAGCTCACCAAGCGCCAGGTGCTGATCGACCGGCTGGTGTACGACGCGCGCGTGGTGGAGGCGGCGGAGGCCCACGCCCGCGAGCACCGCATGCCACGCGAGGTCGTGATGGCAAAGGTGGAGCGGTACGCGCGCGAGATCGTCCCCTCCTTCAACGCGTACCTGTACTTCCGCGTGGGGTACTGGATGGCGCGGCGCGTGGCGCGCTTCCTCTACCGCGTGCGGCTGGGGTGGAGCGACGAGGTGGGGCTGGCCGGCATCCCCCGCGGCAGCACGGTGGTGTTCGTGATGAACCACCGCAGCAACATGGACTACGTGCTCGTCGGCTACCTGGCCTCCGACCGGGCGGCGCTGTCGTACGCGGTGGGGGAGTGGGCGCGCATCTGGCCGCTCCACATGCTGATCCGCTCGATGGGCGCCTACTTCGTGCGCCGCGGCTCGGGCAACGCGCTGTACCGGCGCGTCCTGGAGCGCTACGTTTTCATGGCGACACAGGCCGGCGTCACCCAGGCCGTGTACCCGGAGGGCGGGCTGAGCCGCGACGGTGCCCTGCGCCCGCCCAAGCTGGGGCTGCTGGACTACATCCTGCGCGCCTTCGATCCGCACGGCGAGCGCGACCTGGTGTTCGTGCCGGTGGGCCTCAACTACGACCGCGTGCTGGAGGACCGCACCCTGCTGGCCGACGTGCTCCCCGGTCGGCCGAAGCCGGGGCGCTGGGAGGCGGCGCGCAATTCGCTGGCGTTCGTGCGGCGCAACCTGTGGCTGATGGCGCGCAACCGCTGGCACCGCTTCGGCTACGCCTGCGCCTGCTTCGGGACGCCGGTCTCCATGCGGGCCCACTGCGAGGCGCGCGGCATCGACCCGCGCGCGCTGCACGGCGACGAGCGGCACGCCGTGGTGGAGGAGCTCGGCGCCGAGCTGATGCGCGCCGTCGGCGCGGCCATCCCGGTCCTTCCCGTCTCGCTGGCGGCCACCGTCTTCCTGCGCGGCGCGGGGCCGCTGAGCGAGCTGGAGCTCAAGGCCGGCGTGCACGCGCTGGCGCAGAGCGCGGAGGCCGCGGGCGCACGCGTCTACGTCCCGCGCCGCGACCTGGACTACGCCGTGACCGTGGGACTGCGCATGCTCACCCTGCGCCACCTGGTCACCGAGGACGCGGACGGCCTCTTTCGCCCCGCGCCCGGCGAGGAGGCCGTGCTGCGCTACTACGCCAACTCCATCGCCCACCTCCTCCCCGCCGAGGAGCCGGCGGCGATCGCGGTCGCTACCTGA
- a CDS encoding class I SAM-dependent methyltransferase, producing the protein MIATDIPVLRQVERRIAATGAPSFAIRMMDGSLRSFGEGAPVFTLVIRDKRAAAALASMDKLAVADAYVDGSLDVEGDFERAFEIRESLSDRHPLRYAWRFLRPLMFGRTKADAAFIAEHYDNDSEFFLSFLDTRHRCYSQGIFEHDDEPLEDAITRKIEFALDSVGAQPGDRLLDIGGGWGAMTEHAGRLGIRVTSLTISRVSEDFIRGLIDREGLPCRVVREHLMEHTPDEPYDAIVNLGVTEHLPDYPATLKKYQTLLKPGGRIYLDASATRRKHSHSTFLESRVYPGDGTLMCLHEYLTDVAATPFQLISVHDDRHSYELTCRAWARNLDRARDEIERRFGTRLYRVFRIYLWGCADAFRRDLTQAYRVVMRLP; encoded by the coding sequence ATGATCGCCACCGACATCCCCGTACTGCGCCAGGTGGAACGCCGCATCGCCGCCACGGGCGCACCCTCGTTCGCCATCCGCATGATGGACGGCTCGCTCCGCTCGTTTGGGGAAGGAGCGCCGGTGTTCACCCTGGTGATCCGCGACAAGCGCGCGGCCGCCGCGCTCGCCTCCATGGACAAGCTGGCGGTGGCGGACGCGTACGTGGACGGCAGCCTGGACGTGGAAGGGGATTTCGAGCGCGCCTTCGAGATCCGCGAGTCGCTCAGCGACCGCCACCCGCTGCGCTACGCCTGGCGCTTCCTGCGCCCCCTGATGTTCGGGCGCACCAAGGCGGATGCGGCTTTCATCGCCGAGCACTACGACAACGACTCCGAGTTCTTTCTCAGCTTCCTGGACACGCGCCACCGCTGCTACTCGCAGGGCATCTTCGAGCACGACGACGAGCCGCTCGAGGACGCCATCACGCGCAAGATCGAGTTCGCGCTGGATTCGGTCGGCGCGCAGCCCGGCGACCGGCTGCTGGACATCGGCGGCGGGTGGGGGGCGATGACGGAGCACGCGGGCCGCCTGGGGATCCGCGTCACCTCGCTGACCATCTCGCGCGTGTCGGAGGATTTCATCCGCGGGCTGATCGACCGCGAGGGGCTCCCCTGCCGCGTCGTCCGCGAGCACCTGATGGAGCACACGCCGGACGAGCCGTACGACGCCATCGTGAACCTGGGGGTCACCGAGCACCTCCCGGACTATCCCGCCACGCTCAAGAAGTACCAGACGCTGCTGAAGCCGGGGGGCCGCATCTACCTGGACGCCAGCGCCACGCGCCGCAAGCACAGCCACTCCACCTTCCTGGAGAGCCGCGTCTACCCCGGCGACGGCACCCTGATGTGCCTGCACGAGTACCTGACCGACGTGGCCGCCACCCCGTTCCAGCTGATCTCGGTGCACGACGACCGGCACAGCTACGAGCTGACCTGCCGTGCCTGGGCCCGCAACCTGGACCGCGCGCGCGACGAGATCGAGCGCCGCTTCGGCACGCGCCTGTACCGCGTCTTCCGCATCTACCTCTGGGGCTGCGCCGACGCCTTCCGCCGCGACCTGACCCAGGCGTACCGGGTGGTGATGCGGCTGCCGTGA